A single genomic interval of Brevibacillus brevis harbors:
- the aspA gene encoding aspartate ammonia-lyase, which translates to MEQQTFRVEKDFLGEKQIPVNAYYGVQTMRATENFPITGYRLHFSLINAMAMVKKAAAMANMEVSRLNPRLGNAIVAAAEEIMQGKWHDQFIVDPIQGGAGTSINMNANEVIANRGLEMLGEKKGDYFHLSPNTHVNMSQSTNDAFPTAIHIATLTLLEKLLVTMDKMHDAFGQKAQEFDDVIKMGRTHLQDAVPIRLGQEFEAYRRVLERDIKRIKQSRQHLYEVNMGATAVGTGLNADPRYITTVVKHLADITGFPLTGAEHLVDATQNTDAYTEVSAALKVCMMNMSKIANDLRLMASGPRAGLGEISLPARQPGSSIMPGKVNPVMAELINQVAFQVIGNDHTICLASEAGQLELNVMEPVLVFNLLQSISIMDNAFDVFTRHCLEGIEANRERMKEYVEKSVGVITAVNPHLGYETAARIAREAILTGKSVRELCLQHNVLTEEELDLILDPFEMTHPGIAGASLLDRN; encoded by the coding sequence ATGGAACAACAGACGTTTCGAGTGGAAAAAGACTTTCTCGGCGAGAAGCAAATTCCAGTAAATGCTTATTATGGCGTGCAAACGATGCGAGCAACGGAAAACTTCCCAATCACCGGGTATCGTCTTCATTTTTCCCTCATCAATGCAATGGCAATGGTTAAAAAAGCAGCTGCGATGGCAAATATGGAAGTTTCCAGATTGAATCCGCGTTTAGGAAATGCAATTGTCGCTGCGGCGGAAGAAATCATGCAAGGAAAATGGCATGATCAATTTATCGTCGATCCGATTCAGGGCGGAGCAGGTACTTCAATCAATATGAATGCCAACGAAGTAATCGCGAACCGCGGTCTTGAAATGCTTGGTGAGAAAAAAGGGGATTATTTCCACTTGAGCCCCAATACACATGTTAACATGTCTCAGTCCACCAATGATGCTTTCCCAACAGCCATTCATATTGCAACACTCACCCTGTTGGAAAAGCTGCTTGTGACGATGGATAAGATGCATGATGCATTTGGTCAAAAAGCACAAGAATTCGATGATGTCATTAAAATGGGAAGAACGCATTTGCAGGATGCGGTTCCGATTCGCTTGGGCCAAGAATTCGAAGCATACCGTCGAGTACTTGAGCGCGATATCAAGCGTATCAAGCAATCTCGTCAGCATTTGTACGAAGTGAATATGGGAGCGACTGCGGTAGGAACGGGTTTGAATGCTGATCCTCGTTACATTACCACAGTAGTTAAGCATCTTGCTGACATCACGGGCTTCCCGCTGACAGGTGCAGAGCATCTCGTGGATGCTACACAAAACACAGATGCGTATACAGAAGTATCAGCAGCACTTAAAGTTTGCATGATGAATATGTCTAAAATCGCGAATGACTTGCGTTTGATGGCATCAGGACCTCGAGCTGGACTGGGTGAAATCTCCTTGCCAGCACGTCAGCCAGGCTCCTCGATCATGCCAGGAAAAGTCAATCCTGTTATGGCAGAGCTCATCAACCAAGTAGCGTTTCAAGTCATCGGAAATGACCATACGATTTGTTTGGCATCCGAGGCAGGTCAGCTAGAATTGAACGTTATGGAGCCAGTGCTTGTCTTCAACTTGCTGCAATCGATCAGCATTATGGACAATGCATTCGATGTCTTTACGCGTCACTGCCTGGAAGGAATCGAAGCAAACCGCGAGCGCATGAAAGAATACGTGGAAAAAAGCGTTGGCGTCATTACTGCTGTGAATCCTCACCTCGGGTATGAGACTGCTGCACGCATTGCCCGCGAAGCTATTTTGACAGGAAAGTCTGTACGTGAGCTGTGCTTGCAACACAATGTACTGACAGAAGAAGAACTGGATCTGATTCTCGATCCATTTGAAATGACTCATCCAGGTATTGCTGGAGCATCCTTGCTGGATCGCAACTAA
- a CDS encoding Gmad2 immunoglobulin-like domain-containing protein, with protein MKKMLLLLLTIGLLQGCTSDTNSPSTPTEQQKPPATTQPPTTPEKPSTEQPAQQETVYANDIFRNVTVKKTAQDTFEIKGQASVFEAVLNYVVEDGHNELTQGSVQATTAAPDWGDFTHTLKVKKAEPNSTLTLILFETSMKDGSRRMELIIPLPE; from the coding sequence ATGAAAAAAATGCTTTTGCTGCTGTTGACGATTGGCTTGCTGCAAGGATGCACGAGTGACACAAATAGCCCTTCCACTCCAACAGAACAACAGAAGCCACCCGCAACCACGCAACCACCTACAACGCCTGAAAAACCATCAACGGAACAACCAGCTCAACAGGAGACTGTCTATGCCAATGATATTTTCCGCAATGTCACTGTGAAGAAGACCGCCCAAGACACGTTTGAAATCAAAGGACAGGCGAGCGTATTCGAAGCTGTACTCAATTATGTCGTAGAAGATGGACATAACGAGCTGACGCAAGGTTCCGTGCAGGCTACGACCGCTGCTCCTGATTGGGGCGATTTTACCCATACACTGAAAGTAAAAAAAGCGGAGCCGAACAGCACACTGACACTGATCTTGTTTGAAACAAGCATGAAAGACGGCAGCCGAAGAATGGAACTCATCATTCCACTCCCGGAATAA
- a CDS encoding TIGR02206 family membrane protein → MTSPYFSLFLTGEPFRLFSTSHVITLILVLCLVVLTYFFRQKLQAPTTRLATRYVLAGILLLSEICYQLWHVYTESWTAAYTLPLQLCSVTLLLSTVMLVTRSYGLYEITFFAGIGGAMQALLTPELFYPFPHFRFVHFFVAHAGIVLACLYMTWVEGYRPTVRSIWKTMGFLNLLLLVALFVNLWTGGNYLFVSRKPDNPSLIDFLGPYPWYIVSLEGVALALFFLLYLPFARKQSLAKEVRSDLSV, encoded by the coding sequence ATGACCTCACCCTATTTTTCACTTTTCCTGACAGGAGAGCCGTTTCGGCTGTTTTCCACTTCTCACGTTATCACTTTGATTCTTGTGCTCTGTCTGGTCGTGCTCACCTATTTCTTTCGACAAAAGCTCCAAGCCCCGACAACTCGACTCGCCACGCGTTACGTACTTGCGGGAATCTTGCTTTTGTCAGAGATTTGTTATCAGCTTTGGCATGTTTATACCGAGAGCTGGACGGCTGCTTACACATTGCCCTTGCAGTTGTGTAGCGTGACGCTCCTTCTTTCTACCGTGATGCTGGTGACGAGAAGCTACGGGCTGTATGAGATTACGTTTTTTGCCGGGATTGGCGGCGCCATGCAGGCATTGCTTACCCCCGAGTTGTTTTATCCATTTCCGCATTTTCGCTTTGTGCATTTTTTTGTAGCCCACGCGGGAATCGTCCTTGCTTGCCTGTACATGACGTGGGTAGAAGGCTACCGTCCGACTGTCCGTTCGATTTGGAAAACGATGGGCTTTTTAAACCTGCTATTGCTCGTCGCACTTTTCGTCAACCTATGGACGGGCGGAAATTACTTATTTGTCTCGCGCAAACCGGACAATCCCAGTCTGATTGACTTTTTGGGCCCGTATCCGTGGTACATCGTTTCGTTGGAAGGTGTAGCGCTCGCGTTGTTTTTCTTGTTGTACCTGCCCTTTGCCCGAAAGCAGTCGTTGGCGAAGGAAGTCAGGAGCGATTTGTCTGTCTGA
- a CDS encoding LysR family transcriptional regulator — protein sequence MSLNKFEVFITVMESGSLTKAGEILGLTQSAISHAIASLEREFGFSLLTRGRSGISLTSNGERLLPYMRETLRCHERMKQEVFAINGLEVGTVRIGTFTSVSTQWLPGILKRFQDQYPAIEIKLMEGYYDGIESWIQTGEIDFGFVSLPTTEDLECIPLKKDQMYLLVTEEHPLYGEERVHVSRLAEETFIMPKTGCDNDIQRLLAEYQIEPRIKYEVGDDHAIIAMVQNGLGISILPEMILFRLPANIRMIPLEGEHYRSLGVAATSFSKQSPAAKRFLQFVTDWVNEQQA from the coding sequence GTGAGTTTGAACAAGTTTGAGGTATTCATCACCGTTATGGAGTCAGGGAGCTTAACCAAAGCTGGCGAAATACTAGGTCTGACACAATCAGCGATCAGCCATGCGATTGCGAGTTTGGAGCGGGAATTTGGGTTTTCGCTTTTGACCAGAGGACGATCGGGCATTAGCCTCACGAGTAATGGGGAGCGACTGCTTCCTTACATGCGTGAGACGTTGCGCTGCCATGAGCGGATGAAACAAGAGGTGTTTGCCATCAACGGGTTGGAGGTCGGGACGGTGCGAATTGGGACGTTCACGAGTGTATCCACGCAATGGCTTCCCGGAATCCTCAAGCGGTTCCAAGACCAGTATCCGGCGATCGAGATTAAGCTGATGGAAGGTTATTACGATGGAATTGAGAGCTGGATTCAAACCGGAGAGATTGATTTCGGCTTTGTCTCCTTACCGACAACAGAGGATTTGGAATGTATTCCTTTAAAAAAGGATCAGATGTATTTGCTGGTGACAGAGGAACACCCGCTCTACGGAGAGGAGCGGGTGCATGTGAGCCGATTGGCCGAAGAAACATTTATTATGCCGAAGACGGGCTGTGACAATGATATACAGCGCTTGTTGGCCGAGTATCAGATCGAGCCGCGCATCAAATATGAAGTGGGAGATGACCACGCGATTATTGCTATGGTGCAAAATGGCCTCGGGATTAGCATCCTTCCAGAAATGATTTTGTTCCGCTTGCCTGCAAATATCCGGATGATCCCGCTTGAAGGGGAGCATTACCGTTCGCTGGGGGTGGCAGCAACCTCTTTTTCCAAGCAGTCACCGGCTGCCAAACGCTTCTTGCAGTTTGTAACCGATTGGGTAAACGAGCAGCAGGCGTAA
- a CDS encoding DMT family transporter, with product MKPQVKADLAMILVTLFWGTSYVFMQMGLKDLETFNLIGIRFGIAFLLAAALFHKRLRVTNRKTLLHAFVLGALLFGVFATITNGVKSTTASQAGFLVSLTVIFVPLLSILLRNRPEKRVFVGAGLAMIGIGLLTLSAEFRISQGDLLCIAGALFYATHITVTGRWANQSDTIQLGIYQLGFTALLGIVFSFALETPTLPQTTEAWIAVLALSVLCSAIGFVVQTVAQKYTTATHTGVIFSLEPVFAALFAFLVTGETLSIRGYIGAGLVLISVLIAEIDVKSLLRGKQLTKNPTHLS from the coding sequence ATGAAACCGCAAGTAAAAGCCGATTTGGCTATGATTTTGGTCACCCTGTTTTGGGGGACCTCGTATGTGTTTATGCAAATGGGATTGAAGGATTTGGAAACTTTCAATCTGATCGGTATCCGCTTTGGCATTGCTTTTCTACTGGCAGCCGCCTTGTTCCATAAACGCTTGCGTGTCACGAATCGAAAAACATTGCTCCATGCGTTCGTACTCGGTGCGCTCCTTTTCGGGGTTTTTGCCACCATCACGAACGGAGTGAAATCAACAACGGCTTCCCAGGCAGGCTTTCTCGTTAGCTTGACCGTTATCTTCGTTCCGCTCTTATCTATTCTTTTGAGAAACCGTCCTGAAAAAAGAGTCTTTGTCGGCGCTGGACTGGCCATGATCGGCATCGGCCTGCTCACACTAAGCGCTGAATTTCGCATCAGCCAAGGAGACCTTTTGTGTATCGCTGGTGCCCTCTTTTACGCTACACATATTACCGTAACAGGCCGATGGGCCAATCAATCGGATACGATCCAGTTGGGGATTTACCAGCTTGGCTTTACAGCACTGCTGGGCATTGTTTTTTCTTTTGCGTTGGAGACTCCCACATTGCCCCAGACTACAGAGGCTTGGATCGCCGTACTCGCCCTTAGCGTATTGTGCAGTGCAATTGGCTTTGTCGTACAAACGGTGGCCCAAAAATATACGACCGCCACGCACACGGGTGTTATTTTTTCCTTGGAGCCAGTCTTTGCAGCCCTGTTTGCCTTCTTGGTTACAGGCGAAACACTGTCTATTCGCGGGTACATAGGCGCAGGTCTCGTTTTGATCAGTGTACTGATTGCGGAAATCGATGTGAAGAGCTTGCTGCGCGGAAAGCAGTTGACAAAAAACCCGACTCACTTATCCTGA
- a CDS encoding SRPBCC family protein — translation MNVNNETNKFATQVGDCEIVITRVFNAPRDLVFDAWTKEENLSKWWGPRGFTTTSQKFDLKPGGTWQFIMHGPDGVDFPNTNVFVEVVELERIVFKHTVFPHFLATAIFEDLNGKTKLTYRTVFEEPAAVFDKVKTYAVPGAEQTMDRLEEHLASISEK, via the coding sequence ATGAACGTAAACAATGAAACAAACAAATTCGCAACACAAGTAGGTGACTGCGAGATTGTGATCACCCGCGTTTTTAATGCTCCACGCGATCTTGTGTTTGATGCTTGGACGAAAGAGGAAAACCTGTCGAAGTGGTGGGGGCCTCGAGGTTTTACGACCACTTCCCAGAAGTTTGATCTAAAACCGGGCGGTACATGGCAGTTTATCATGCACGGTCCTGATGGCGTTGATTTTCCCAACACCAACGTCTTCGTCGAGGTTGTTGAACTCGAGCGGATCGTCTTCAAGCATACTGTGTTTCCTCATTTTCTTGCGACAGCCATCTTTGAGGATCTGAATGGCAAAACCAAACTCACTTATCGCACCGTTTTTGAAGAACCTGCCGCTGTGTTTGATAAGGTGAAAACATATGCCGTCCCTGGTGCCGAACAGACCATGGATCGTCTTGAAGAACACCTGGCAAGTATATCTGAAAAGTAG
- a CDS encoding amidohydrolase — protein sequence MATTIFRNGRIYTGDSRHLFVQALVVRDGIVHDLGSDADMLLQYGGSDATVIDLQGYTATPGLIDSHLHLGWLGLTFLQMDLSKARSKDEMLFLLKEKAQATPENAWIQGYGWDENLFADGGGIPAIEELDQAAPHCPILLARICGHANLVNSKALELCGYHRDMEVPAGGVIVHDPVSGKPTGMLLETASNLITKHIPRPAYDQLKQSLRSSIRYAVAHGLTGAHTEDLRELGGLAQTYRLYDELINGEELALRSNLLVYYPHMHELRDLNMTAGYGNAHVQIGAVKIFADGALGRRTAYLSAPYADDPSTCGYPVHEQDELTELVRQARGLGMPIAVHTIGDKALEMVLDSLDQFPAVAYRDRLIHTQILRPDLLDRLKHPHRIADIQPRFLAGDFPWVMDRVGQERIQYSYIWKTMMNDGIICAAGSDTPVEPIDPLLGIHAAVTRKAPGETHDGYFPQEKLTMEEAIHLFTLGSAQVTNEDHVKGTLSRGKYADMTVYSKDLFTIDPDELLSTKVMMTIIGGKVCYTS from the coding sequence ATGGCGACAACCATTTTTAGAAATGGACGCATTTACACAGGAGACTCCAGGCATTTGTTCGTACAGGCGTTGGTCGTTCGGGATGGAATTGTCCATGACTTGGGCAGCGATGCGGACATGCTTCTTCAATATGGAGGTAGTGATGCAACGGTCATTGATCTGCAAGGATATACCGCTACCCCGGGATTGATTGACAGCCACCTGCACTTGGGATGGCTCGGTCTCACCTTTTTGCAGATGGATTTGAGCAAAGCTCGCTCCAAGGATGAGATGTTGTTTCTCTTAAAAGAAAAAGCGCAAGCCACACCTGAAAATGCGTGGATACAAGGCTATGGCTGGGATGAGAATTTGTTCGCGGATGGTGGGGGCATTCCTGCCATTGAAGAGCTTGATCAAGCTGCCCCGCATTGCCCGATTCTTCTGGCACGAATATGTGGTCATGCGAATTTGGTAAACAGTAAGGCATTGGAGCTATGTGGCTATCATCGTGACATGGAGGTGCCTGCGGGGGGAGTCATTGTACATGATCCTGTGAGCGGAAAGCCAACAGGTATGCTCCTAGAAACTGCCTCCAACCTGATTACGAAGCATATTCCGAGACCTGCCTACGATCAGTTGAAGCAAAGCCTGCGCAGCTCGATTCGCTATGCAGTGGCGCATGGATTGACAGGGGCGCATACGGAGGATTTGCGTGAATTGGGCGGACTTGCGCAAACGTATCGGCTCTATGATGAGCTCATCAATGGCGAAGAGCTTGCACTGCGCAGCAACCTGCTTGTCTACTATCCGCATATGCATGAGCTGCGCGACTTAAACATGACGGCAGGTTACGGAAACGCTCATGTGCAAATCGGTGCGGTGAAAATCTTTGCAGATGGGGCATTAGGACGCAGGACGGCTTACCTGTCAGCTCCGTACGCTGATGATCCGAGTACCTGCGGTTATCCTGTGCATGAGCAAGACGAGCTGACAGAGCTGGTTCGACAAGCACGTGGACTCGGGATGCCCATAGCCGTACACACCATTGGCGACAAAGCGCTGGAAATGGTGCTAGACAGCTTGGATCAGTTCCCGGCAGTCGCTTATCGGGACCGCCTCATTCATACTCAAATCTTGCGACCAGATCTGCTGGACCGCTTGAAGCATCCTCATCGCATCGCAGATATCCAACCGCGTTTTCTTGCAGGAGACTTCCCGTGGGTGATGGATCGCGTAGGACAGGAGCGGATTCAGTACTCCTACATCTGGAAAACAATGATGAATGACGGAATCATTTGCGCTGCGGGCTCGGATACACCAGTAGAACCTATCGATCCTCTGTTGGGGATACACGCAGCCGTCACGCGCAAAGCACCGGGAGAAACACACGATGGATACTTCCCACAAGAAAAACTGACGATGGAGGAAGCCATTCATCTGTTTACATTAGGTAGTGCGCAGGTGACGAACGAAGATCATGTCAAAGGCACGCTGTCTCGTGGAAAATATGCAGATATGACCGTCTACTCCAAAGACCTGTTTACCATCGATCCAGACGAGCTGCTCTCGACTAAGGTCATGATGACCATCATTGGCGGAAAAGTTTGCTATACGTCTTGA
- a CDS encoding MFS transporter — protein sequence MQQKTKKRLPSFLQMRESTGLKMSRHEPSQKKPSGRLDNQAKLLLLVNAVFIAAGALSGTFVNVYLWKVKSQFAPIAWFTFSAHLAGALTFWLAGWYVKNLNKMNVLRAGMAVSALFYLLVLLAGPKAVSYAVPLGLVQGMASGFFWLSFNVVYFEITNADNRDLFNSWAGLLASIGGMLAPWISGLLITRLPGNSGYSLIFGISLALFVVGVFISFFLKKRQSEGTYAWSFSLRCLRDQPEWRWAAGALAGQGLREGVFGFVIGLLVYISTKSEMTLGNYWLITSAVGLVSYFLIAKWFTPRYRKWGMLAGSVIMWGILFVFFWQVSFTTLIIFGIAVSIAYPLFSVPMLSTIFDLIGTNEESARNRVEYVVLREFALDVGRLVGILVFLLVTSLSVSPLTLNWLILCIGIGPLIAWVCMTKLFRHVPAAKKADN from the coding sequence ATGCAGCAAAAAACAAAAAAACGCCTTCCATCCTTCCTTCAAATGCGGGAGTCCACTGGTCTGAAAATGTCGCGCCACGAGCCTTCTCAGAAAAAGCCATCAGGTCGTCTGGACAATCAAGCCAAGCTACTGCTCCTGGTCAACGCTGTATTCATTGCCGCTGGCGCCCTTTCTGGCACGTTTGTAAACGTCTATTTGTGGAAAGTAAAGAGTCAATTTGCACCGATCGCTTGGTTTACTTTTTCCGCCCATCTTGCAGGTGCTCTTACCTTCTGGCTTGCTGGCTGGTACGTCAAGAATTTGAACAAAATGAATGTCTTGCGTGCCGGAATGGCGGTTTCTGCCCTTTTTTATTTGCTCGTTCTTCTGGCGGGTCCAAAGGCCGTCTCTTATGCTGTACCGCTTGGGCTCGTTCAGGGTATGGCGAGTGGATTTTTCTGGCTTTCTTTTAATGTGGTATACTTCGAAATCACGAATGCCGATAACCGTGACCTTTTCAACAGTTGGGCAGGGTTACTTGCTTCCATTGGCGGCATGCTCGCGCCCTGGATATCAGGGTTGCTCATTACACGGCTTCCAGGGAATAGCGGCTACTCCCTTATTTTCGGGATCTCTCTTGCGCTATTTGTCGTCGGCGTGTTCATCAGCTTTTTTCTGAAAAAACGCCAATCGGAAGGGACGTATGCCTGGAGCTTTTCCTTACGTTGTTTGCGTGATCAGCCCGAGTGGCGCTGGGCGGCTGGCGCTTTGGCTGGTCAAGGACTGCGTGAAGGCGTATTCGGCTTTGTGATCGGTCTACTCGTCTACATTTCCACGAAAAGCGAGATGACTCTCGGCAACTACTGGTTGATTACATCTGCCGTCGGACTGGTGAGCTACTTTCTGATCGCCAAATGGTTCACTCCTCGCTATCGCAAGTGGGGAATGCTCGCTGGTTCTGTCATCATGTGGGGGATTCTCTTTGTATTTTTTTGGCAAGTGAGCTTTACGACACTGATTATTTTCGGGATTGCCGTGTCCATCGCTTATCCGCTGTTTTCAGTGCCCATGCTCTCCACGATTTTTGATCTGATTGGCACAAACGAAGAGAGCGCGCGTAATCGGGTCGAGTATGTCGTACTGCGAGAGTTCGCTCTGGACGTTGGTCGGTTGGTGGGGATTCTGGTCTTTCTGCTAGTAACGTCTTTAAGCGTCTCGCCCCTCACGCTGAACTGGTTGATTCTGTGTATCGGAATCGGTCCACTCATCGCGTGGGTGTGCATGACCAAGCTATTTCGTCACGTCCCTGCTGCTAAAAAAGCAGACAACTGA
- a CDS encoding YolD-like family protein: MREKRVSKKENVFVASRFVLPEHREMYLRIKEEERRYVPPELDQEQLSALSELVWQAFQTESPLTLTYYDGREPRRLSARIIHIDQAARRLKLRAGSEIHWVPFARLLHVELTTNF; this comes from the coding sequence ATGAGGGAAAAACGCGTGTCCAAAAAGGAAAATGTATTCGTGGCCAGTCGGTTTGTACTGCCGGAGCATCGGGAAATGTATTTGCGCATCAAGGAAGAAGAGCGCCGCTATGTACCACCCGAGCTGGATCAGGAGCAGCTTAGCGCCTTGAGCGAGCTGGTATGGCAGGCGTTCCAGACAGAGAGCCCCCTGACGCTGACCTATTATGACGGGCGAGAGCCGCGACGCCTGTCTGCCCGCATCATCCATATTGATCAAGCGGCGAGACGCCTCAAGCTTCGGGCAGGCTCTGAGATTCATTGGGTTCCTTTTGCCAGGCTGCTGCATGTGGAGCTGACAACGAATTTCTAA
- a CDS encoding DNA polymerase IV, whose translation MSNANKRIVFLIDMQSFYASIEKGANPELRNKPIVVAGDPERRSGVVLAACPIAKSYGVVAAEALWQAQQKCRQLVVVRPRMEMYIRISMQITRIFEAFTDKVEPYSIDEQFLDVTGSVHLFGDPLQMAAQIRQRVWMETGINCRVGIGENKVLAKMACDNFAKKREEGVFWLKRETLADTLWKLPIEKLFGVGSRMKRHFHRMGVYQIGQLADMRPAILSRHWGVNGEVLWRTAHGIDDSPVALDSYDSQKGIGHHMTLPRDYHTAAEIKVVLLELCEEVCRRARKKELMGSVLSVGCRGADLAAGTGFGRQMKLTEQTNDAMTLYEAACFLFDRHWQETPVRSIGVNLGQLVPDNVVQLNLFTDNHKRRSLAQAMDDIRTRYGQDAILRATSVLEAGQAKERARKIGGHYK comes from the coding sequence GTGTCCAATGCGAACAAGCGGATCGTGTTTTTGATCGACATGCAGAGCTTTTATGCCAGTATCGAGAAAGGGGCCAATCCAGAGCTGCGAAACAAGCCGATTGTCGTCGCAGGTGATCCAGAGCGGCGCAGCGGAGTTGTGCTGGCAGCGTGTCCGATTGCCAAGTCATATGGAGTGGTCGCTGCCGAAGCGCTATGGCAGGCGCAGCAAAAGTGTCGCCAGCTCGTCGTCGTTCGTCCGCGCATGGAGATGTACATTCGCATCTCCATGCAAATCACTCGCATATTCGAGGCATTTACTGACAAGGTGGAGCCGTACTCGATCGATGAGCAGTTTCTCGACGTGACAGGCAGCGTCCATCTGTTTGGTGATCCGCTGCAGATGGCTGCACAGATTCGGCAGCGCGTCTGGATGGAGACGGGAATCAACTGTCGGGTAGGCATCGGAGAGAACAAGGTACTGGCCAAGATGGCCTGTGACAATTTCGCCAAGAAACGGGAAGAAGGCGTTTTTTGGCTCAAACGGGAGACGTTAGCGGATACGCTCTGGAAGCTTCCGATTGAAAAGCTGTTCGGGGTAGGCTCACGTATGAAGCGGCATTTTCATCGAATGGGCGTCTATCAGATCGGGCAGCTTGCAGATATGAGGCCAGCCATCCTCTCCCGACATTGGGGGGTAAACGGGGAAGTGCTGTGGCGCACGGCTCACGGAATCGACGATTCACCTGTGGCTTTGGATTCCTATGATTCACAAAAAGGGATCGGTCATCACATGACGTTGCCTCGGGATTACCATACAGCGGCGGAAATCAAAGTGGTGCTTTTAGAACTGTGCGAAGAAGTGTGCCGTCGGGCGCGGAAAAAGGAGCTGATGGGCTCCGTTCTGTCTGTGGGCTGTCGTGGGGCCGATTTGGCTGCTGGAACAGGCTTTGGGCGGCAGATGAAGCTCACGGAACAGACAAATGATGCCATGACTTTGTACGAAGCGGCCTGCTTTCTGTTTGACCGTCACTGGCAGGAAACGCCCGTCCGCAGTATCGGGGTCAATTTGGGGCAGCTTGTCCCTGACAACGTGGTGCAACTGAATCTGTTTACGGATAATCACAAGCGGCGTTCGTTGGCACAAGCCATGGATGATATCCGGACCCGATACGGTCAGGACGCCATCCTGCGCGCCACCTCTGTCTTGGAAGCGGGACAGGCGAAAGAACGCGCACGTAAAATCGGAGGACACTACAAGTGA
- a CDS encoding AraC family transcriptional regulator gives MDLLAKLNEALDYIEDNLTSEIDYKEIARVACCSEYHFKRMFSFLAGVPLSEYIRRRRITLAAFELADSNERVIDIAIKYGYGSADSFTRAFQNVHGVTPTEARHIGHSLKAYPRMTFHLSIKGGSVMNYRMEEKEAFRIVGLKKRVPLIYRGVNPEIAAMWASLNREMIEQLKSLSDVKPLGLISASTNFSEGRLEYGELDHYIGVATTKACPDNLAVLEVPASTWAVFEAVGPFPDTLQDVWARIYSEWFLSSGYEQAEGPEILWNENKEISSPTFRSEIWIPVVKK, from the coding sequence ATGGATTTGCTTGCAAAGCTGAATGAGGCTCTGGACTACATCGAAGACAATTTGACAAGCGAGATTGACTACAAAGAAATCGCTCGGGTAGCTTGCTGCTCCGAGTATCACTTCAAAAGGATGTTTTCTTTTCTGGCTGGTGTTCCGCTATCCGAGTATATCCGGCGTCGGCGCATTACGCTTGCAGCTTTTGAGCTGGCGGACAGCAACGAGCGGGTCATTGACATTGCGATCAAATACGGATACGGATCGGCTGACTCCTTTACCAGAGCTTTTCAGAATGTGCATGGAGTCACTCCGACTGAAGCCAGACATATCGGCCATTCCTTGAAGGCTTATCCGCGAATGACCTTTCATCTATCCATTAAAGGAGGCAGTGTCATGAACTATCGCATGGAAGAAAAAGAGGCATTTCGCATAGTGGGTCTGAAAAAAAGAGTTCCGTTGATTTATCGTGGAGTCAATCCAGAGATTGCGGCCATGTGGGCTTCATTAAATAGGGAGATGATTGAGCAACTGAAGTCGCTATCCGATGTTAAGCCACTTGGACTGATCAGTGCGTCCACGAACTTTTCAGAAGGTCGGTTGGAATATGGCGAGCTCGACCACTATATCGGCGTAGCCACTACAAAAGCTTGTCCGGACAATCTGGCGGTACTCGAAGTTCCTGCTTCCACCTGGGCGGTCTTCGAAGCAGTGGGTCCTTTTCCTGACACGCTGCAAGATGTCTGGGCCCGGATTTATTCGGAATGGTTTTTATCCTCTGGTTATGAACAGGCTGAGGGTCCAGAGATTTTGTGGAACGAAAATAAAGAGATTTCATCACCAACCTTTCGAAGCGAAATCTGGATTCCTGTCGTGAAAAAGTAA
- a CDS encoding VOC family protein — MTTTSPLLPQIGAIFVAVSDIERARDWYCRLLGIPADGEIMFGHIYCIPLQSGLTLVLDSKIFPKRSTDDAPLFHFNTQDIEASYAFLEESGVEVVTPIQHGHWFNFRDPDGNLIMVSQC, encoded by the coding sequence ATGACAACCACTTCCCCCCTGCTCCCCCAAATCGGAGCGATTTTTGTAGCCGTCAGCGACATCGAGCGCGCACGCGACTGGTACTGCCGCCTATTGGGCATTCCCGCAGACGGTGAAATTATGTTCGGGCATATCTACTGCATTCCCTTACAAAGCGGACTGACGCTCGTTCTGGACAGCAAAATCTTTCCGAAGCGCAGCACAGATGATGCTCCTTTGTTTCATTTCAACACACAGGATATCGAAGCCTCTTATGCCTTTCTCGAGGAGAGCGGAGTCGAAGTCGTCACTCCTATCCAGCATGGCCACTGGTTCAACTTCCGCGATCCCGACGGCAATCTGATCATGGTAAGCCAATGTTAA